The following are from one region of the Paenibacillus sabinae T27 genome:
- a CDS encoding nucleoside hydrolase: MPNKHQLILDVDTGIDDAFAILYALKSQHIHIEGICTGFGNTDVAQATDNTLRIIKLANPGYDVPVAPGASGPLERKWGGSVVHVHGDNGIGNAELPPSNQLPLEESAADFMIRKANEQPGELILVTLGSLTNLALALEKDPSIRGKFKHVVMMGGTVFSHGNVTPVAEANFHVDPEAAALVFKSGLPLTMVGLDVTLQAKLTMQHLDWMDRNARQDCREVVEFLRASLAYYFNFYTRVNDFIDACPLHDPLALLVAVDPSLVKIQTLKAEIECSGSLTSGMVVTDRRPHPLRGNDVNICLEVDAERAIGKLVTGFI, from the coding sequence ATGCCAAACAAACATCAACTTATTCTCGATGTCGATACAGGAATCGACGACGCGTTTGCCATTCTCTATGCGTTGAAATCACAGCATATTCATATTGAGGGCATCTGCACCGGATTTGGCAATACGGACGTTGCTCAGGCAACCGACAATACGCTGCGGATCATTAAGCTCGCGAATCCGGGTTACGATGTTCCGGTTGCCCCGGGCGCTTCAGGACCGCTTGAACGAAAGTGGGGAGGATCGGTCGTGCATGTCCACGGTGACAATGGCATCGGGAATGCGGAGCTTCCGCCTTCGAACCAGCTTCCTCTTGAGGAATCTGCGGCTGATTTTATGATTCGGAAAGCCAACGAGCAGCCGGGAGAATTGATTCTGGTTACGCTTGGAAGTTTGACCAATCTGGCGCTGGCGCTTGAGAAAGATCCCTCGATCCGCGGTAAATTTAAGCACGTGGTCATGATGGGAGGGACCGTATTTTCCCACGGCAACGTCACGCCGGTAGCCGAAGCGAATTTTCATGTGGACCCCGAGGCGGCAGCGCTTGTGTTTAAGTCGGGGCTTCCGCTGACGATGGTCGGGCTGGATGTAACATTACAGGCGAAGCTGACGATGCAGCACCTCGACTGGATGGACCGGAACGCGCGTCAGGATTGCCGGGAGGTTGTGGAGTTTTTGCGGGCTTCACTGGCCTACTATTTTAATTTCTACACCCGGGTCAATGATTTCATTGACGCATGTCCGCTGCATGATCCGCTGGCGCTGCTGGTTGCGGTAGATCCAAGCCTGGTCAAGATACAGACCCTGAAAGCCGAAATTGAATGCAGCGGAAGTCTGACATCCGGCATGGTTGTGACCGACCGGAGACCTCATCCGTTAAGGGGAAACGATGTAAACATCTGTCTTGAAGTGGATGCGGAACGGGCGATTGGCAAGCTCGTAACCGGATTTATATAA
- a CDS encoding ABC transporter ATP-binding protein produces the protein MFKTLLEPFRHPRPVIELGEGRGLSSGQKPKAAGAKDWSSTLQRLWSFLAERRVKLILVLVMVVFSSGFSLLGPFMIGRAVDIYLEGGGSHWGLYLMGLGAVYALYSLTSWLQNIWMIEISQETVFRMRSELFSHLHRLPISFFNRRQQGEIMSRLTNDIENVSSTLNSSAIEIFTGVLTLGGTVIVMLWLSPLLTLLTFIVVPLMALGMRWITRRTGPLFKQRQRNMGELNGYIEETLSGQRVIKAFGQERRVISGFRERNNRIMLSGFWAQSISGFIPKLMNGLNDLSFAIVAGFGGILAIRGSITVGVILVFVEYTRQFTRPLNDLANQWNSVLSAIAGAERVFEVLDEDTEAKDENAASPLGQIRGEVKFRDVSFSYNGEADTLNGISFEARPGEMIALVGPTGAGKTTLIGLLSRFYNPSKGTITIDGKDLASIRRESLRSQMAFVLQDTFLFKGSIRDNIRYGRLDASDEEVEKAARMANAHSFIMRMPGGYDRMLSADGGGISQGQKQLLAIARAILADPAMLVLDEATSSIDTVTELKIQEGLHSLMKGRTSFVIAHRLNTIRMADRILVLRDGKLVQQGTHEELLKQGGLYSELVMGVAGAGAKRPSL, from the coding sequence ATGTTCAAAACCTTACTTGAGCCGTTCCGCCATCCGCGCCCCGTCATCGAGCTTGGCGAAGGCCGGGGTTTGTCGTCCGGGCAGAAGCCCAAAGCGGCGGGCGCCAAAGACTGGTCCAGCACATTGCAGCGGTTGTGGAGCTTTCTGGCCGAGCGCCGGGTCAAGCTGATTCTCGTACTGGTCATGGTTGTATTCAGCTCAGGCTTCTCGCTTCTTGGCCCGTTTATGATCGGCAGAGCGGTTGATATTTACCTGGAAGGCGGCGGAAGTCACTGGGGGCTTTATTTGATGGGGCTCGGCGCCGTTTATGCGCTTTATTCCTTAACGAGCTGGCTGCAGAACATCTGGATGATCGAAATTTCCCAGGAAACGGTGTTCCGGATGAGGAGCGAATTGTTCTCCCATCTGCACCGGCTGCCAATCTCCTTCTTCAACCGGCGGCAGCAGGGCGAAATCATGAGCCGCCTGACCAACGATATTGAAAATGTAAGCTCCACTCTGAACAGCTCGGCCATCGAAATTTTCACCGGCGTGCTTACCTTGGGCGGAACGGTAATCGTCATGCTGTGGCTCAGTCCCTTGCTGACCCTGCTCACATTTATCGTGGTGCCGCTTATGGCTCTTGGCATGCGCTGGATTACGCGGCGAACCGGTCCTTTGTTCAAGCAGCGGCAGCGGAACATGGGGGAACTGAACGGATACATTGAAGAGACGTTGTCGGGCCAGCGTGTGATCAAGGCGTTCGGGCAGGAGCGACGGGTGATCTCGGGGTTCCGGGAACGGAACAATCGGATCATGCTTTCCGGTTTCTGGGCGCAGTCGATCTCCGGCTTCATCCCGAAACTCATGAACGGGCTGAACGATCTCAGCTTTGCCATTGTCGCGGGATTCGGCGGGATTCTGGCGATCCGGGGCTCGATTACCGTTGGGGTCATTCTTGTCTTTGTGGAATATACACGTCAATTTACCCGGCCGCTGAATGATCTGGCCAATCAATGGAATAGCGTGCTCTCCGCCATCGCCGGAGCCGAGCGGGTCTTTGAAGTGTTGGACGAGGATACCGAAGCGAAGGATGAGAATGCCGCGTCGCCGCTCGGGCAAATCCGGGGCGAGGTGAAGTTTCGGGACGTTTCCTTCTCCTATAACGGTGAAGCGGATACCCTTAACGGCATCAGCTTTGAGGCCAGACCCGGCGAGATGATCGCTTTGGTCGGCCCGACAGGGGCAGGCAAGACGACGCTGATCGGTCTGCTCTCCCGCTTCTATAATCCGTCCAAAGGAACCATTACGATTGACGGGAAGGATCTGGCGTCCATCCGCAGGGAAAGCCTGCGAAGCCAAATGGCGTTTGTTCTGCAGGATACGTTCCTGTTCAAGGGAAGCATCCGCGATAATATCCGCTACGGACGGCTGGACGCCTCCGACGAAGAGGTGGAAAAAGCGGCCAGAATGGCTAATGCCCACTCCTTCATCATGCGGATGCCGGGAGGATACGACCGGATGCTGTCGGCGGACGGCGGCGGGATCAGCCAGGGGCAGAAGCAGCTTCTGGCCATTGCGAGAGCGATTCTCGCCGATCCGGCCATGCTGGTGCTGGATGAAGCGACGAGCAGCATCGACACGGTCACCGAGCTGAAAATCCAGGAAGGCCTGCATTCGCTGATGAAGGGGCGCACCAGCTTCGTCATCGCCCACCGGCTGAATACGATCCGCATGGCGGACCGTATTCTCGTCCTGCGGGACGGGAAGCTGGTCCAGCAGGGCACCCACGAGGAGCTGCTGAAGCAGGGAGGGCTTTACAGCGAGCTAGTTATGGGGGTGGCGGGAGCCGGGGCGAAGCGGCCATCGCTGTAA
- a CDS encoding alpha-ketoacid dehydrogenase subunit beta: MAMMEYIDAIRLAMKEEMERDDSVFVLGEDVGVKGGVFTTTKGLQEQFGAERVLDTPLAESAIAGVAIGAAMYGMKPIAEMQYSDFMLPATNQIISEAAKIRYRSNNDWTCPVVIRAPIGGGIFGGLYHSQCPESIFFGTPGLKIVAPYSAYDAKGLLKAAVRDPDPVLFFENKKCYKLIKEDVPESDYTVPIGEANLLREGDDITVIGYSLPLHFAMQAAAELEREQGITAHILDLRTLQPLDREAIKAAVRRTGKVLIVHEDNKTGGVGAEVAAIIAEECLFELDAPIFRLCGPDVPAMPISPPMEKFFMLSKDKVKAEMLRLAQY, translated from the coding sequence ATGGCGATGATGGAATATATCGATGCCATCCGGCTGGCGATGAAGGAAGAAATGGAGCGCGACGACTCCGTCTTCGTTCTCGGCGAGGATGTCGGTGTCAAAGGCGGCGTGTTCACGACGACCAAGGGGCTGCAGGAGCAGTTCGGCGCGGAGCGCGTACTGGATACACCGCTTGCGGAATCGGCGATTGCCGGTGTGGCGATCGGAGCTGCAATGTACGGCATGAAGCCGATCGCGGAAATGCAGTACTCCGATTTCATGCTGCCGGCGACCAACCAGATTATCAGTGAAGCGGCCAAAATCAGGTACCGCTCCAACAACGACTGGACCTGCCCGGTCGTGATCCGCGCGCCGATTGGCGGCGGCATTTTCGGCGGGCTGTACCATTCCCAGTGTCCGGAGTCGATCTTCTTCGGAACACCGGGCCTTAAGATCGTCGCGCCGTACTCGGCCTACGACGCGAAAGGGCTGCTGAAAGCCGCCGTCCGCGATCCCGATCCGGTGCTGTTCTTCGAGAACAAGAAATGCTACAAGCTGATCAAGGAGGACGTTCCGGAGAGCGACTACACCGTTCCCATCGGAGAAGCGAATCTGCTGCGCGAGGGCGATGACATCACGGTGATCGGGTACAGCCTGCCGCTGCATTTTGCGATGCAGGCGGCGGCTGAGCTGGAGCGCGAACAAGGCATAACGGCGCATATTCTCGATCTGCGCACGCTTCAGCCGCTCGACCGCGAAGCGATCAAGGCCGCGGTGAGGCGCACCGGCAAAGTGCTGATCGTGCACGAGGATAACAAGACCGGCGGCGTTGGCGCCGAGGTCGCGGCGATTATCGCCGAGGAGTGCCTGTTCGAGCTGGACGCGCCGATCTTCCGGCTCTGCGGCCCGGATGTTCCGGCGATGCCGATCAGCCCGCCGATGGAGAAGTTCTTTATGCTTAGCAAGGATAAGGTGAAGGCGGAAATGCTGCGCCTGGCGCAGTATTAG
- the lpdA gene encoding dihydrolipoyl dehydrogenase — MTISCDVAVLGGGTGGYVAAIRAAQLGKSVVVIEQDKLGGTCLHRGCIPSKSLLRSAEVYAEIAESEEYGIEISGVKLAFGKVQRRKEEIVEKLHQGVQYLMRKNKIQVLKGKGRVIGPSIFSPRSGAVAVELEDGEMETVVPANLIIATGSRPRAIPGFEPDGQFILSSEEALRMEELPASMLIVGGGVIGVEWASMLADFGVEVTIVEASDQLLPREDKEVARELQRLLKKRGVTVMTDVTVNAGTSRVTEEGVSVEVTRGGKAETLSASKLLVSVGRAANIQNIGLENTDIRFDNGVIEVNANMQTNEPHIYAIGDCIGGLQLAHAASHEGIMAVNHLAGEPLHPYQPHLVPRCVYTRPEVASVGYTEQEAKDLGHDVATGKFPFSAIGKALVYGSKDGFVKVVADKASGDILGVQMIGPHVTDLIGEAALAQMLDATPWEVGETIHAHPTLSEIVGEAMLAVDGKAIGI; from the coding sequence ATGACCATATCATGTGACGTGGCGGTGCTCGGCGGAGGAACCGGGGGCTATGTGGCGGCGATCCGCGCCGCACAGCTCGGGAAGTCGGTTGTCGTCATCGAACAGGACAAACTCGGCGGGACCTGCCTGCACCGGGGCTGCATACCAAGCAAGTCGCTGCTGCGCAGCGCCGAGGTGTATGCGGAAATCGCGGAGAGCGAGGAATACGGGATTGAAATTTCCGGCGTCAAGCTGGCATTCGGAAAAGTGCAGCGCCGCAAGGAAGAGATTGTGGAGAAGCTGCACCAGGGTGTTCAGTATTTGATGCGTAAAAATAAAATACAGGTGCTCAAAGGCAAGGGACGGGTGATCGGCCCTTCGATCTTCTCCCCGCGCAGCGGAGCGGTCGCGGTGGAGCTGGAAGACGGCGAAATGGAGACGGTGGTTCCGGCCAACCTCATTATCGCTACAGGGTCGCGTCCCCGCGCCATTCCGGGATTTGAACCGGATGGACAGTTCATTCTGAGCAGCGAGGAAGCGCTGCGGATGGAGGAACTGCCGGCCTCGATGCTGATTGTTGGTGGCGGCGTCATCGGCGTGGAATGGGCATCGATGCTCGCTGATTTTGGCGTCGAGGTCACGATAGTGGAAGCGTCGGACCAACTGCTGCCCCGTGAGGATAAGGAAGTGGCGCGGGAGCTGCAGCGTCTGCTCAAAAAACGCGGCGTGACCGTAATGACAGACGTAACGGTGAACGCGGGAACAAGCCGGGTGACGGAGGAAGGCGTCAGCGTGGAAGTGACCCGGGGCGGAAAGGCCGAGACGCTGTCCGCGTCCAAGCTGCTCGTATCGGTGGGGAGAGCGGCCAATATTCAGAATATCGGCCTCGAGAACACCGATATCCGCTTCGATAATGGCGTTATCGAAGTGAACGCCAACATGCAGACGAACGAGCCGCATATTTACGCCATCGGGGACTGCATCGGCGGGCTGCAGCTGGCCCACGCGGCGAGTCATGAAGGCATTATGGCAGTCAATCATCTGGCGGGTGAGCCGCTGCATCCGTACCAGCCGCATCTCGTCCCGCGCTGCGTATACACGCGTCCCGAGGTAGCCAGCGTGGGATATACGGAGCAGGAGGCTAAAGACCTAGGTCACGATGTCGCCACCGGCAAGTTCCCGTTCTCGGCGATCGGCAAAGCGCTCGTGTACGGCTCGAAGGACGGATTTGTGAAGGTTGTCGCCGACAAGGCCAGCGGGGATATTCTCGGCGTGCAGATGATCGGCCCCCATGTGACGGATCTGATCGGCGAAGCCGCACTCGCCCAAATGCTGGATGCGACGCCTTGGGAAGTTGGCGAAACGATCCACGCGCATCCGACACTCTCCGAAATCGTCGGCGAAGCGATGCTCGCTGTGGACGGCAAGGCTATCGGTATTTAA
- a CDS encoding thymidine kinase translates to MAQLFFKYGSMNSGKSIEILKVAHNYEEQGKSVLIFTSAIDNRDEVGYVSSRIGLRRQAIAIDETTDIFGIVNGSQPKPYCVLVDECQFLNQDSILQLVRIVDELDIPVMAFGLKNDFQNNLFEGSKYMLIYADKIEEMKTICWFCERKATMTLRVEDGKPVYSGKQIQIGGNEAYYPVCRKCHKNPPL, encoded by the coding sequence GTGGCGCAATTGTTTTTTAAATACGGTTCAATGAACAGCGGCAAATCGATCGAAATACTCAAGGTTGCCCATAATTATGAAGAACAAGGCAAATCCGTGCTTATATTCACCTCCGCCATCGACAACCGGGACGAGGTCGGCTATGTCTCCTCGCGGATCGGCCTCCGAAGACAGGCTATAGCCATTGACGAAACTACGGATATTTTCGGGATCGTGAATGGCAGCCAGCCTAAACCCTACTGCGTGCTCGTTGATGAATGCCAGTTTCTGAACCAAGACAGCATACTTCAGCTCGTCCGCATCGTCGATGAACTGGACATTCCGGTAATGGCGTTCGGCCTCAAGAACGATTTCCAGAACAACCTGTTCGAAGGCAGCAAATATATGCTGATCTACGCCGACAAGATCGAGGAAATGAAGACGATCTGCTGGTTCTGCGAGCGCAAGGCGACCATGACGCTGCGGGTAGAGGACGGAAAGCCCGTGTACAGCGGCAAGCAAATCCAGATCGGCGGGAACGAAGCTTATTATCCGGTATGCCGCAAATGCCACAAAAATCCGCCGCTGTAG
- a CDS encoding thiamine pyrophosphate-dependent dehydrogenase E1 component subunit alpha: protein MDTQGTVNKVNRHEPLGLTDGQVIDMYRYMALARKYDERSLLLQRAGKINFHVSGIGQEAAQVAAAFALDRENDYFLPYYRDYAFVLSVGMTTRELMLSVFAKAEDPNSGGRQMPGHFGSKRLRIVTGSSPVTTQVPHAVGFALAAKMQKKKFVSFVTFGEGSSNQGDFHEACNFAGVNKLPVIIMCENNQYAISIPAHRQLGGKVSDRALGYGFPGIRVDGNDPLEVYRVVKEARERALAGEGPTLIEAMMYRLSPHSTSDNDLAYRTKEEVEENWKKDGVARFRSYLTDLGLWDDEKERDFAAQCNLELKEAIEYADNAPFPKAEDTLLHVYSDSEGGV, encoded by the coding sequence ATGGATACGCAAGGTACTGTGAACAAAGTGAACAGGCATGAACCGCTTGGACTCACCGACGGCCAAGTGATCGACATGTACCGATATATGGCGCTGGCCCGCAAATACGATGAGCGCAGCCTGCTGCTTCAGCGGGCCGGGAAGATCAACTTCCACGTCTCGGGCATCGGCCAGGAAGCGGCCCAGGTGGCGGCGGCTTTTGCGCTGGACCGGGAGAATGATTATTTTCTTCCTTATTACCGCGACTATGCATTCGTGCTGTCCGTCGGCATGACGACCCGCGAGCTGATGCTGTCGGTGTTCGCCAAGGCGGAGGACCCGAACAGCGGCGGGCGGCAGATGCCCGGCCACTTTGGCAGCAAGCGGCTGCGCATTGTTACCGGCTCCAGTCCCGTGACAACCCAAGTGCCGCATGCAGTCGGCTTTGCGCTGGCCGCGAAGATGCAGAAGAAGAAGTTCGTTTCGTTCGTCACATTCGGGGAAGGCTCCAGCAACCAGGGAGATTTTCATGAGGCTTGCAACTTTGCCGGGGTCAATAAACTCCCGGTCATTATTATGTGCGAGAACAACCAGTACGCGATCTCGATTCCGGCTCACCGCCAGCTTGGCGGCAAGGTCAGCGACCGCGCGCTTGGCTACGGCTTTCCGGGCATCCGTGTGGATGGCAACGACCCGCTGGAGGTTTACCGAGTTGTCAAAGAGGCCCGCGAGCGGGCGCTTGCCGGCGAAGGACCGACGCTGATCGAAGCGATGATGTACCGTCTATCCCCGCACTCCACGTCCGACAATGACCTCGCTTACCGCACCAAGGAAGAGGTTGAAGAGAACTGGAAAAAGGACGGGGTGGCCCGGTTCCGCAGTTATTTGACGGATCTCGGCCTGTGGGACGATGAGAAAGAACGCGATTTCGCGGCCCAGTGCAATCTGGAATTGAAAGAAGCGATCGAATACGCCGACAATGCGCCGTTCCCGAAAGCAGAAGATACGCTGCTGCATGTGTACAGCGATTCCGAGGGAGGGGTATAA
- a CDS encoding DUF1801 domain-containing protein: MYELKTKENDSSVTEFIENVDNPKKREDAYRLLDIFTETTGLSAKMWGPSIIGFGSYHYKYATGHEGDAPLVGFSPRKAKISLYLAPYDPEREALLADFGKYTAGKGCVYINKVADIKVEVLEALITQSVAFLKKAYPGE; this comes from the coding sequence ATGTATGAATTAAAAACGAAAGAAAACGACAGCAGCGTTACCGAGTTTATCGAAAATGTGGACAACCCGAAGAAACGTGAGGACGCGTACAGGCTGCTCGATATTTTTACAGAAACAACCGGATTGTCCGCAAAAATGTGGGGGCCCAGCATCATCGGCTTCGGGTCCTATCATTACAAATATGCCACGGGCCATGAGGGCGATGCGCCGCTGGTCGGATTTTCGCCCAGAAAGGCCAAGATCAGCCTCTATCTTGCGCCGTATGATCCGGAACGCGAAGCGCTGCTCGCGGACTTTGGAAAATACACAGCCGGAAAGGGCTGCGTGTACATCAATAAAGTGGCGGACATCAAGGTGGAGGTGCTGGAAGCACTAATCACCCAATCGGTAGCGTTTCTGAAAAAAGCTTATCCCGGCGAGTGA
- a CDS encoding acyltransferase family protein has product MKRYHQLDSLRGLAALSVVIHHFVFIFTGLLWLEALNYTPLRILKAGHEAVIFFFVLSGFVLSLPFYSDNKKVNIPHFLIKRLCRIYIPYIVAVGCSIAAYLAFYRPGVYAGFSSFFQDVWSEPLSFRLIMEHVILLGSFKDYALDPVLWSLSVELRISLIFPFIMLFVKKFSWKPNIALALLLPCLSVLLNNLAHPANPSPISSNFYFTFHYLSFFILGALVAKYRVNLLSAALRLTVRQKYALLLLGLMIYAYAGIGDAVLKRLFSASGVWVSLAADWGIAAGVCILITAALSSPRISNLLGQKPIRFLGDISYSLYLYHSVALFSCIYAFRNLLPMWATLFIALCLSLLTACLSYYLIEKPSIQLGKKWTSRPVRKLEEAQEVV; this is encoded by the coding sequence TTGAAAAGATACCATCAGCTGGACTCCTTGAGAGGGCTCGCGGCCCTGTCTGTCGTCATCCATCATTTTGTATTTATTTTCACCGGATTGCTGTGGCTGGAAGCGTTGAACTACACCCCCTTGCGAATCTTGAAAGCCGGCCATGAGGCGGTCATCTTTTTCTTTGTCTTAAGCGGTTTTGTCCTGTCGCTGCCCTTCTACTCCGATAACAAAAAAGTGAATATCCCGCATTTTTTAATCAAAAGGCTGTGCCGGATCTATATCCCCTATATTGTCGCCGTGGGGTGCTCGATTGCGGCTTACCTCGCGTTTTACCGTCCGGGTGTGTACGCCGGCTTCAGCTCATTTTTCCAGGATGTATGGAGCGAGCCCTTGTCCTTTCGGCTGATCATGGAGCATGTCATTCTGCTCGGCAGCTTCAAAGATTACGCGCTGGACCCCGTCCTCTGGTCGCTGTCGGTCGAGTTAAGAATCTCGCTCATCTTTCCCTTCATCATGCTGTTCGTCAAGAAATTCAGCTGGAAGCCAAATATCGCTCTGGCCCTGCTCTTGCCCTGCTTATCGGTCCTGCTCAACAATCTGGCGCATCCGGCCAATCCGAGTCCGATTTCCTCCAATTTCTACTTCACTTTCCACTACCTTTCGTTCTTTATCCTGGGCGCGCTGGTCGCCAAATATCGGGTCAATCTCTTATCCGCGGCGCTGCGCTTAACTGTCAGACAGAAGTATGCCCTGCTGCTGCTCGGTTTGATGATCTATGCCTACGCCGGGATTGGCGATGCCGTGCTCAAAAGGCTGTTCTCCGCAAGCGGGGTTTGGGTGTCGCTGGCTGCCGATTGGGGAATCGCGGCGGGTGTCTGCATCCTGATTACGGCGGCGCTGTCTTCGCCAAGAATTTCAAACCTGCTCGGTCAAAAGCCGATTCGATTTCTGGGAGACATCTCCTACAGCCTCTATCTTTATCATTCGGTGGCACTGTTCTCCTGCATTTACGCTTTCCGCAATCTGCTGCCCATGTGGGCGACGCTCTTTATTGCCCTGTGCCTGTCGCTTCTCACGGCATGTCTGTCGTATTATTTGATTGAAAAGCCCTCGATTCAGCTCGGCAAAAAATGGACAAGCAGACCCGTCCGCAAGCTGGAGGAAGCGCAAGAAGTGGTGTAA
- a CDS encoding DUF2627 domain-containing protein — translation MKLLFSRFIAILILVFPGLLAMKGFVMMKDDLFDYMAMHGDHTAAPSFAWLHFAGGLVLFAAGMSFLGGWILTRDRKRNYVGPRFKEKRKAGQPPAKPSS, via the coding sequence ATGAAGCTGCTATTCTCCCGGTTTATCGCCATCCTGATTCTGGTATTTCCCGGATTGCTCGCCATGAAGGGCTTCGTCATGATGAAAGACGATCTCTTCGACTATATGGCCATGCACGGAGACCATACGGCCGCGCCGTCGTTTGCCTGGCTCCATTTTGCCGGAGGCCTTGTCCTGTTTGCGGCGGGCATGAGCTTCCTTGGCGGCTGGATTCTGACCCGTGACCGCAAGCGCAATTACGTCGGCCCCCGCTTCAAGGAGAAGCGCAAAGCCGGGCAGCCGCCTGCCAAACCCTCATCCTGA
- a CDS encoding ABC transporter ATP-binding protein: MPLIFSIIKKYRTAAALALLMMLIELAVQLSQPLLISKIIDHGIRERNLAVVWLWGGILVGSAALAFTAGILSSFFASHASQGFGSDLRDRLYGKVQSFSYEAFNRFAASTLITRLTGDVTQLQDMIFTGLRFMSRIPLLVVGSVIMGLVVQWRLGLILALIVPVMLAVLIVLMKESSRMFHMVQSKLDRVNGIVQENLTGIRLIRVFVRMGHEIGRFTGYSKELMRSTVSALRLTETTMPFILLMMNGGILLLLWLGRIEIAAGEASQGQTVAVINYSLRTIGGLSALSGIVAAYSRARASAQRVSEVLAESGTEETENRRESEETERIRGEVRFEEVGFRYPGSDIEILSGISFIARSGERIAIMGATGSGKSSLVSLIPRLYEPAAGMIMVDGRDVREMDLAALRGAIGYVPQEVLLFSGTVRENILWGNEYASLEEIEAAARAAQIQETVLHLSDGYDTMLGQRGVNLSGGQKQRLSIARALVRKPSILILDDSTSALDAVTEGALLDALKGMSCTTFIITQKIGSTRNADLILLLDEGRLIAKGSHEELLASSGLYRSICESQSGKEEADVQNLT; this comes from the coding sequence ATGCCGCTTATTTTTTCTATTATAAAAAAATACCGGACCGCCGCCGCTCTCGCGCTGCTTATGATGCTGATTGAACTGGCGGTGCAATTGTCGCAGCCGCTGTTGATTTCCAAAATTATTGACCACGGCATCCGGGAGCGGAATCTTGCCGTCGTCTGGCTGTGGGGCGGCATTCTGGTCGGGAGCGCGGCCCTGGCCTTCACTGCGGGCATTCTCAGCTCGTTTTTCGCTTCGCACGCAAGCCAGGGGTTTGGCTCCGATCTGAGGGACAGGCTGTACGGGAAGGTGCAGTCTTTTTCGTATGAGGCGTTTAACCGGTTTGCCGCGTCCACGCTGATTACACGTTTGACCGGCGATGTGACGCAGCTGCAGGATATGATCTTTACGGGTCTCCGGTTTATGTCACGCATCCCGCTATTGGTCGTGGGCAGCGTAATTATGGGGCTTGTCGTCCAGTGGAGGCTGGGGCTCATCCTTGCGCTGATCGTGCCGGTGATGCTCGCCGTCCTTATCGTGCTGATGAAAGAATCGTCGAGGATGTTCCACATGGTCCAGAGCAAGCTGGACAGGGTAAACGGCATTGTGCAGGAGAACTTGACGGGAATCCGGCTGATCCGGGTCTTTGTGCGCATGGGTCATGAGATCGGCCGATTTACCGGCTACAGCAAGGAGCTGATGAGAAGTACGGTATCCGCGCTGCGGCTGACGGAGACGACGATGCCCTTTATTCTTCTTATGATGAATGGCGGCATTCTGCTGCTGCTGTGGCTCGGCCGGATCGAAATCGCCGCCGGCGAGGCTTCGCAGGGCCAGACCGTTGCGGTAATCAATTACTCTTTGCGGACGATCGGCGGCTTGTCCGCGCTGTCCGGGATTGTCGCGGCGTATTCCAGGGCGCGTGCCTCCGCGCAGCGTGTCTCGGAGGTGCTTGCGGAATCCGGTACGGAAGAGACGGAGAACCGGCGGGAGAGCGAGGAGACCGAACGCATCCGGGGCGAGGTGCGATTCGAGGAGGTGGGCTTCCGCTACCCGGGCAGCGACATCGAAATCCTGTCCGGGATTTCGTTCATTGCCCGGTCGGGGGAGCGGATCGCCATTATGGGAGCGACCGGTTCCGGCAAGTCGTCCCTGGTCAGCCTGATCCCCCGGCTGTACGAACCGGCTGCGGGTATGATCATGGTTGACGGGAGGGATGTGCGGGAGATGGATCTGGCCGCGCTTCGCGGCGCTATCGGCTACGTGCCGCAGGAGGTGCTGCTCTTCTCCGGAACGGTGCGGGAGAATATCCTCTGGGGCAATGAATATGCCAGCCTTGAAGAGATTGAAGCGGCTGCCCGGGCGGCGCAAATTCAGGAGACAGTGCTTCATCTTTCGGACGGCTACGACACGATGCTCGGACAGCGGGGAGTCAATCTTTCGGGCGGCCAGAAGCAAAGGCTCAGCATCGCTCGGGCTCTCGTCCGGAAGCCCTCCATCCTGATCCTTGACGACAGCACGAGCGCGCTTGACGCGGTCACCGAAGGAGCGCTGCTGGATGCCTTGAAAGGCATGTCCTGCACGACATTTATCATTACGCAAAAAATCGGGTCGACCCGGAATGCCGACCTGATACTTCTGCTGGACGAAGGAAGGCTGATCGCCAAGGGCAGCCATGAAGAGCTGCTTGCGAGTTCCGGCCTGTACCGGAGTATCTGCGAGTCGCAAAGCGGAAAGGAGGAGGCCGATGTTCAAAACCTTACTTGA